The Phycisphaerales bacterium DNA window ATGTGGCGAACGAAAACCGGCTGGACGTGTACGGGATGGGGTACACGGGGCTGCCGGACAGCTCGGGGCGGGTGAGCGTCAGCGATCAGGGGTGGGTGGACGTGCGGTACCAGGTGCGGTCGCTGGCGAAACTGCCGCGGGCATTCGTGGCGCGGCTAACGGGGCCGAACGGGTATGACCAGACGGTGACGGTGACGCCAATCGTGAGCCAGTTCACGGCGCTGCCGGGCGGCGGGTATGAGGCGGTGATCCCGGTGAAGTTCGCGGTGCCCGGTGTGACGTGGGACACGTCGGACGCGGGGGCGTACACGCTGACGGTGCGGATGGCGCCGCTCCCGCCGCCGAACCAGTGGACGCAGCCGGTGCAGCAGCCGGTCCTGGTGACGCGCGAGTTCGATGTGCAGGCGCGGGGCGTCACGGCGGAGATCGCGCGGGTGTCGGTGACCACGGGCGAGATGCTGGTGACGGTGCGGTACAGCCACCCGTCGGGGATTGACCTCGCGAGCATCGGGACCGGCGATGTGAAGGTGGCGATGGGCGGGACGCTTGCGAGCGGCACGCTTGTGGGGACGCCGGAGGTCGTTCACGGGGTGGTGACGGCGGTGTACCGCGTGGCAGAGCCCGCGAGCGGGTGGGCGAGTGTGGCGGGCGGAAATGCGACGATCCGCACGGGGCTGCAGGAGGTGCGGGCGACCAACGGCGAGACGATCGGGTTCGCGCTCACGCGGACGGTGCGGGTGGCGTCGGGCGGGCGGGTCGAGGGGGTGGTGAAGTCGGCGTACACCACGGCGACGAAGCTGGTGGTGGTGATGCGGTACTTCAGCGACTCAGCGATCGATGTGTCGACGCTGGGGGATGATGATCTGAGGCTGACGGGGCCGTGGGATTACAGCGTGCACGGGGATCTGGTGCAGGTGCTGCCGCAGAGCAACGGTGAAGTGCTGGCGGTGTACCACTTCGCGCCGAACTCGGACAACGGGCAGTGGGACTTCCGGGTGAGCAACGGGCGGTACGACCTCTTCCTCGAGCCGGGTTCGATCTCGGAGGTGGGCGGGGACGGTGTGCGCGACGGGTTCGTGCGGTACTTCGGGATGTACTTCCAGAATCCGGTGGTGACGTGGGTGAACGAGCCGTTCGTGAGCACGGGCACGGCGGCCGCGGGGACAACGTTCATCGAGCTGGACTCGCTGAAGTTCACGCTTCGGTACGCGACGCCGTACGAGCGGAACAACCGGAGCAACGCACTGGTCCTGAAGGTGAAGGGCCCGGACGGGCAGGAACTGGATTCTTACAAGGACTATTGGACGGGGCCCTACCGCGGGTTTGTGCGCTCGACGCAGGATGACATCCTGTTCGAGTTCGTCCCGCCCGGGGGTGGATGGGATTACACCGACAACGGGACGTACACCGTGGAGGTGTATCTGGCGCCGGTGGAGGGGAACCCGGTGCTGCAGCTGATCACAACGCGGCAGCTCGAGGTGACCGCTTCGGCGCCGCGGGCGCGGGTAGTGAGCACCACGGTGGGATACGACTCGCTGGTGGCGACGGTGCGGTACGACGGGCTGGGCGGGATCAGTGTGGCCAGTCTCGGCGATAACGACATCGGCGTGGTGCTGGCCAACACCTACAACTCGTCCTTCCCGTTCAACTACTTCTTCTACCTGCGTGGCAGCACGCTGGTGGGTTCTCCGATCGTTGAGTCGGATGGCTCGGTCGTGGCGACGTACCGCATTGCCCATGTGGATCCGTTTACTGGAGTTCGAGGCCCGTGGGATCGAACCTGGAATCTGTCTTCGGTGTACGTGCAGCCGGGGCAGGTGACGGACACGCAGGGGCGGGTGGTGGGGACGACGCGGCTGGCGAACATCGTGATCGCGCCCCCGCCGCCGGTGGTGAATACGGTGGGCACGCTGAGCGTGGCGCGGAACGCATGGGTGGTGGAGGTGGCGCTCAACAACATCGGCGGGCTGGTGCAGGGGAGCTCGATCACGGCGTCGAGCCTGGTGGTGGCGGCGCCCAACGGGGCCTCGACGCGGGTGTTCGTGGACAGTGTGCTCACGGCGCTGGACGGGACGATCCGGGTGCGGTACCGGATCGCGCCGATGAGCGTGCAGGGGGCGCTACCCAACGGGAACTACACGCTGTCATTGGCGGCGAACTCGGTGTCGATGGGCGCGGCGGGGTATCTGCCGGCGGCGACGCTGGGGACGTTTAGCAATATGGTGTTTAGCTGAGTAGTGGGGCGGGGTAAGTCGGGCAGGGGGACTGTGCTTCCGCACAGGGCTCGTTGGTGGCGGCGGGCGGACTTGGTGGCCGGTGGGGGCCTACCGTCCCCTCCTTATGGCCATCCTCGTCAATGCCGGAACGCGTGTGATTTGTCAGGGGATTACGGGCTCGTTCGGGGCCGTGCACACCCGCGGGTGCCATCTGTACGGCACCAAGATGGTGGGCGGGGTGACACCCGGGAAGGGCGGGACCAAGGACGACAACGGGATCCCGATCTTTGACACGGTGGACGCGGCGGTGAAGGCGACGGGGGCGACGGCGACGATGATCTTCGTGCCGCCGGCGTTCGCGGCGGACGCGATCCTGGAGGCGGCGTACGCGGGGATCCCGCTGATCTGCTGCATCACCGAGGGCGTGCCGGTGCAGGACATGGTGAAGGCGCGGGCGGTGCTGGATGAGATGAATGGGAACACCGGTCGGGAGACCGGTGCCACCCGGAAGGTGACGCTGGTGGGGCCCAACTGCCCGGGCGTGATCACTCCAGGGCCGAAGACGGGGAGCGGTGAGAGCGGGGCGGACCCGTACACCAACGCGGGGTGCAAGATCGGCATCATGCCGGGGTACATCCACACGCACATCAGCCAGGCGAAGCTGGGCAAGGCGATCGGGATCGTGAGCCGCTCGGGTACGCTGACGTACGAGGCGGTCTGGCAGACGAGCCAGCGGGGCCTCGCGCAGAGCACGTGCGTGGGTATCGGGGGGGACCCGGTGCGCGGGTTCAACCACATCGACTGCCTGCGGGCGTTCCAGGATGATCCGGAGACGCACGGGATCATGATGATCGGGGAGATCGGCGGCAGCGACGAGGAGGCCGCGGCGGCGTTCATCAAGTCCTACGTGAAGAAGCCGGTGGCGGCGTTCATCGCTGGGCGGACGGCGCCGCCCGGGCGGCGGATGGGCCACGCGGGGGCGATTATCAGCGGCGGCGAGGGCACGGCGGACGCGAAGATCAGTGCGCTGCAGGCCGCGGGCGCGGTGGTGGCGATGAGCCCGGCGGATATGGGCGAGGCGATGATGAAGGCGATGAAGCTGGGTTGAGCGTGGTGGGTGTGGTGAAGGCGGCGCGGCTGTGCCGGCTCGAGCAGCTGGCGTTTTTGGCCGTCTGCTATGATTGGGGCGTGCAGTACACGCTCCAACAGCTCCGTGATCAGCTCGAGGTTCTGATCGCCCGGTCCAAGGCGGGCGAGGAGATTGTGATCACGTGCGAGGGTAAGGTCGAGGTGCGGCTTGTTCCTTCGGGCATGGCGAGCTCTGAGAGCGGACAGCGGCCGCCGCCTGGGTTGATGAAGAGCAAAACGAAGTACATCGCGCCGGACTTCGATGCCCCGATCGACGACTTTAAGGAATACCTGGAGTGAGTACGTGGTCCGGTACACGCTCCAACAGCTTCACGATCAGCTCGAGCTCGTGATCGCTCGATCGCAAGCTGGCGAAGAGGTTGTGATCACCGCCGATGGACGTCCTGTGGCGCGGATCATCCCAGTTTGCGCATCTGCACAGACCGTTGGAAAGCGTCCGCCGGCGGGATGGGGGAGGGGGCGGATCCACCTCAACTCCGACTTTGATGCTCCACTTCAGGAGTTCGGGGAGTACTCAGGTTGAAGGTCCTGCTCGATACCCATGCATTCGTCTGGCACGTCGCCGGGGCGCCCGAGGAATCGAAGGCATGCCGTGAGGTGCTGCTGTCCAATGACAATCAGGTACTCGTCAGCATTGCGTGCTGCTGGGAGATGGCAATCAAGCTCAGCACTCAGAAGCTGGATTTCGAGGGCCCCATCGAGAGGTACGTTCGAGAGGCGCTCGCCCTATATGGGTTCCAGTTGCTTGGGATTGAGCTGGCGCACCTCTCGGCGGTCGAATCGATGCCCTTCCACCATCGTGACCCCTTCGACCGCATGCTGGTCGCGCAGGCGCTCGTAGAGAGCGTGCCGATCGTGAGCAGGGATCCGCAGTTGGATGCGTACGGCGTTCAGCGCATCTGGTGATCGGCGGCGGACTCGATGACCTCCCGCAGCACGCGCTCGGCGTCGCGGACGGTGGGGATGCTGAGGAAGCCGATGGGGCGGGTGGCGAGGCCGCGGTTTTTGGGGCGCTCGTAGAGCTCGTGTGCGAAGATGAGGTCGCCCGAGCCGTCGCCGCGTTCACGGCGGGTGATGTTTTCGAGGCGTGAGGGCGGGTAGCGGGTGACGGTGCGGGCGCCGAAGAAGGAGCCCTCAATGAGCAGTGCGCCCTGGTCGGTGATGGCATAGACGGTGCGGCCGGCCTTGATGACGCCGTAGAAGGGCGAGAGGAGCATGCAGGCGCCGACGAGGATGAAGGGGATGCCGAAGAGGGGGAAGGCCCAGGCCGCGGCACCCGGACCGCCGGGCGCGCCGTTGACGGCGGAGGCGCCCTTGGAGGCCATGACCGTCCAGAAGATGGCGAAGCCGAGGAAGGGAACGGCGAAAAGCGAGAGCGGGATCATGGAGCGGGCGAAGCCGCCGGGCAGCGGCTGCGCCGCCCACAGCAGCTTCTCGCCGGGCGCGAGCTCGTCGCGGAGCGCGTCGTTGAGGTGTGGCGGCAGCGTGTGCATTGGGACTCCTGCTGTAGCGTAACGCGGGGGCATGCGTCAGTGGAAGCGGGTGTTCACCTACCAGCGTGCGAACCTGCGCGGATGGCGGTGCGTGGCGTGCGATCTTGAGCTTGACAGGAGCGTCATAAGAACGACACTGGTGTCGGCTCGCGGTCCGCCCCGCGGCCGAGGAGAGACAGACATGAAGAACGCTGCTGTTGTGGTGTGCGCGTGCGCCTGCGTGCTGGGCGCCGAGGCCTCGGCGCGGACGCTGGTGATCCCGCACGTGTTCGAGACGTCGGGGAACATCCAGCGCGGGCCGTCGGTCTCGCCGTTCAACCTCTCGCAGGTGAGCAACCTGATCACCATCGAGGAGATCGGGCCTGGCGAGAACAGCGAGTTCAACTACCTGTACTCGGCGCCGTTCTCATTCTCGACCACGGACTCGCTGGGCAGGCCGCTGAGCCTCAGGTGCGAGGTGCTGTTCGCCCAGACACGCCCCGAGGGCGGCGGGTTCCGCAGCGACCTGATCATGTCGGTGGACTGGACGCACTTCGAGGGCGCGCCGGTGGACGCCGCGGCGACGGCGTTCGAGCTGTCGGTGTTCGGGTTCGAACCGCAGCCGCTGTCGGCGGGCGGGCTGGCGTTCTCGACGCCGTCGCACACGTTCGGGACCGAGATCGACGGGCGGACAGTGAACATGAACCTGGCGGCGGGGACGTTCAGGTTGCAGGCGGTGCCGTCACCGGCAGGGGTGGCGCTGCTGGTGGGTGGCGGGCTGGTGGTGGCGCGGCGGCGGCGCTGAAGATCTCTATCAAGAAGATGCCGACACGCCCGGGCTGTCCCGGGCGTTTTTCTCTGGAGCTTGAGGCGGCGTGCAGCCGCGTGGGGGCCCGCACGTACCATGGTTCGTGCTCATCCTCACCGTCATACAGGGGCCGGACAAGGGGCGGAAGTTCGAGCTGCCGGACCACGAGCCGCAGCTGATCGGGCGTTCGAGCGAGGCGTTGCCGATCGATGACAACGCGGTGTCGCGCCGGCACGCGGAGCTGACGCCCGACGACGGGGTGTGGTACATCCGCGACCTGGAGAGCCAGAACGGGACGTACGTCAACGGGACGAAGATCGGCGAGCGGACGCGGCTGCGGCCGGGGGACCAGATCCGCACGGGGCAGACGCTGTTCGTGTTCGGGCAGGTGGAGAGCCGCGACCTGTCGGCGGTGCGGGTGGTGGGGCCGAAGCGCGTGGACGCCTCGATCGACCGCACGCTGCCGAGCGTGCCGATCGTGGGGGGGACGAACGAGGACAGCATCATTCTGGCGGAGCCGGAGCCACGGGCCGCGGCGATCGACCACCTGCGGATCATCTACCGCCTCACGACGATGCTGACCACGCGGGTGATGGACCGGCAGCAGCTGCTGCAGGGGGTGATGGACCTGATCTTC harbors:
- the sucD gene encoding succinate--CoA ligase subunit alpha: MAILVNAGTRVICQGITGSFGAVHTRGCHLYGTKMVGGVTPGKGGTKDDNGIPIFDTVDAAVKATGATATMIFVPPAFAADAILEAAYAGIPLICCITEGVPVQDMVKARAVLDEMNGNTGRETGATRKVTLVGPNCPGVITPGPKTGSGESGADPYTNAGCKIGIMPGYIHTHISQAKLGKAIGIVSRSGTLTYEAVWQTSQRGLAQSTCVGIGGDPVRGFNHIDCLRAFQDDPETHGIMMIGEIGGSDEEAAAAFIKSYVKKPVAAFIAGRTAPPGRRMGHAGAIISGGEGTADAKISALQAAGAVVAMSPADMGEAMMKAMKLG
- a CDS encoding type II toxin-antitoxin system VapC family toxin; translated protein: MKVLLDTHAFVWHVAGAPEESKACREVLLSNDNQVLVSIACCWEMAIKLSTQKLDFEGPIERYVREALALYGFQLLGIELAHLSAVESMPFHHRDPFDRMLVAQALVESVPIVSRDPQLDAYGVQRIW